In the Streptomyces sp. SJL17-4 genome, ATCCTGTCGACGGTCAGCTCGGTCGGCACCGGGTAGCCCTCGGCGAACTCGACGGGGCTCGGCGCGACGGGCTGCCAGCCGGGACCGCCCTCGGGGACGGGCCCGCGGCCCTCCCAGGGGCGCTTGGTCGAGGCCTTGCGTCCGGCGTGCCCGATCTGGATGCCGGGCACGGTGCCGTGGTCCTTGAGGAAGGTGGCGATCCGGCGGAGGGCCTCGGTCTGGGTGTCGTTCCAGAGGCCGAGGTCGGCCGGGCTGATCCGGCCCTCGGCGGCGACGGCGGTCGCCTCGACCAGGATCAGCCCGGTGCCGCCGGTGGCCCGGGAGGCGTAGTGGGCGAAGTGCCAGTCCGTGGCGACACCCGCGTTCGGGCCGGTCATCTCCGCCGAGTACTGGCACATGGGGGCCATCCATACCCGGTTGGGGACGGTCAGCGACCGCAGGGTGTAGGGCTCGAACAGGGCGACGCTCATGACGGACTCCGTTTCGGGATGCCTCGAAGGACGCTAGTACGGTAACCATCGTAGTACGGCATCTGTCAAACTACGAGGGTTCTCGTACAATGGCTCCTGTCCCGGATGAAGTGGAGCCGCCGCCATGACGACCACCGCCAGCCCTCGCGCACTCGAACACCCCGCGCGCGACCAGATCCGACTGGAGGCGGTGCTGCACGCGCTCGCGGACCCGGTGCGGCTCCGGATCGTGCGGGACATGGCGCGCGAGCGCGCCGAACTGAGCTGCTCGTACTTCGACCTCCCGGTCACCAAGTCCACGACGACGCACCACTTCCGGGTGCTGCGCGAGGGTGGAGTCATCCGGCAGACGTACCGCGGTACGGCCAAGCTCAACGCCCTGCGCGAGGACGACCTCGAAGCCCTCTTCCCGGGCCTGCTCGCCACGGTCCTGTCGGCGGCCGGCGCCCAGGCCGACCGCGAGGACGCGACGGCCTAGGCGCCGGTGAGGGGCGTCGGCGAGGGGGCCGCGGCGGGGCCCTCGGGGGCAGGCGTCCCGCTGTGCCCCCTACAGCCTCCGCATCCTCCCGATCTCGGCCGTCTGCTGGGCGATCACGTCGTTCGCCATCTCCTCCACGAGGACGTTGTTGCCCTCGCTCAGCACCTCGGCCGCCATCGTCACCGCCCCCTCGTGGTGCGTGATCATCAGCTTCAGGAAGAGCTCGTCGAAGGCCTTCCCCTTCGCGTTCCTGAGGTTCTCCAGCTGTCCCGCGGTCGCCATGCCCGGCATCGAGTGATGGTCGTGGCCCGCCTGTTCGCGCGGGCCACCGTTGTTTTTCAGCCAACCTTCCATCGCGCCGATCTCCGGCTGCTGTGCCGCCGCGATCCGCTCGGCCACCTTCTTGACCTGGGGGGAACCCGCCCGCTGTGGGACCAGCGCCGTCATGGTCAGGGCCTGCCGGTGGTGCACGATCATCATCTGCGCGTAGGTGAAGTCCGCGCCGTTCGGGCTCTCGTCCGGAAGCAGCTCGGCGGCCTCCTCGGGGGATATCCGCCTGGCCGGTTCCCCGGGCTTGCCCGGCGCGACCACCGTCCCGGTCGAGCCCTTCGCCTCCGGCGTTCCCTTGTCGGGCCCCGACTCACAGGCGGTCAGGGCGAGTACGGCGACGGCGGACAGGGCCACGGCGACGACGGCACGCTGGCGGCGGATCAACAACGCGACCTCCAGATGTTCTTGCGGGGACAGTGACCGTTCCTAGCACTTTTCTCGGGGCTACCGATCAAAAACCTTCATTACGTCTGTGTTGCCATCTGTTGAGATGTGCACGGCAAGGAAGATACTGCCGGAGTCCAACACCCGTTCAACGCTGAACGGATACCAGGGAGGACGGAGTGACTTCGTTGCGTACCCCGCGTTCCACGTCAGTCACGCGCGAACCGCGTGCCAGGCTCAGACGCCTGGGCGTGGCATCCGCCGCGGCCGGACTGATGGCCACACTGCTCATGGCGGGCCCCGCCACCGCGACGCCCGACCCGGGCGACGCTCCGGCTCAGGGCAAGGTCTCCTCGGAGCAGGCGGCCGAGGCGCGTTCCGCGATACAGAGCGGTGAGATACCCGGCGTGGACGAGATCGTCCACAGCTCGAACATCGAGCACCTCGCCAACATCCCCAAGGACGCCCTCAAGGGCACCAACTCGGACCTCGCCTTCCAGGGCAAGTACGCCTTCGCCGGCAACTACGACGGCTTCCGGATCTTCGACATCAGCGACCCGAAGTCCCCGAAGACCGTCGCCCAGGTCCTCTGCCCGGGCTCCCAGAACGACATCTCCGTCTCCGGGGACCTGCTGTTCCTCTCGACGGACTCCTCCCGGAGCGACGACTCCTGCGCCAGCACCTCGCAGCCCGCCTCGGTCAAGGAATCCTGGGAGGGCATGAAGATCTTCGACATCAGCGACGTCCGGAACCCGAAGTACGTCGCCGCCGTCGAGACCGCGTGCGGTTCGCACACCCACACGCTGGTTCCCAAGAAGCGGGACGTGTACGTCTACGTCTCCTCGTACTCGCCCAACGCCGCGTTCCCGGACTGCCAGCCCCCGCACGACGGCATCTCGGTCATCAAGGTGCCCCGCAAGGCACCCGAGAAGGCCGCGCTCATCGGCTTCCCGGTCCTCTTCCCGGGCGAGGGCCCGGACGGCGGCGGCAACCCGGGCGGCCCGACCAACCCGGGCGTCTCCAAGACCACGGGCTGCCACGACATCACCGTGCTGCCGGAGAAGGACCTCGCGGCCGGCGCCTGCATGGGTGACGGCATCCTCTTCGACATCGAGGACCCCGAGCACCCGCGGGTGATCGACCAGGTCCAGGACAACGTCAACTTCGCGTTCTGGCACTCCGCCACCTTCAACCTGAAGGCGAACAAGGTCGTCTTCACCGATGAGCTCGGTGGCGGCGGCGCGGCCACCTGCAACGCCGAGGTCGGCCCGAACCGCGGCGCCAACGGCATCTACGACATCGTCGGCAAGGGCAAGAAGAGCAAGCTCGTCTTCCGCAGCTACTTCAAGATCCCGCGCCACCAGGCCGCCACCGAGAACTGCGTCGCCCACAACGGCTCGCTGATCCCGGTCAAGGGCAAGGACCTCATGGTCCAGGCCTGGTACCAGGGCGGCGTCTCCGTCTGGGACTTCACCGACTCCCGCAGCCCCAAGGAGATCGCCTACTTCGAGCGCGGCCCGCTGTCCGCCACCACCATCTCCACCGGTGGCTCGTGGTCCGCGTACTACTACAACGGCTACATCTACTCGAACGACATCGCCAAGGGCTTCGACGTCCTGAAGCTCTCCGACCGCCGTACCGACCCCGCGAAGCGGATCCGGATGGACGAGCTCAACGTCCAGACCCAGCCGGACTACTTCGACTTCGACGACTGACCGGAGTCGTGAGCGCCGGCCGTCGGATCATGACAGCCGGCTGACGGCCTGACCACCGGCGCGCCGTCGGGCGGACCCCCGCCCGGCGGCGCGCCCGCCTCCCAGTCCAGGCCGTAGCGGTGGAACAGCTCCGACCGCAGCCGCGTCAGCGGCATCTGCGCCCCCGGCAGCAGCACCGCCACCACCGCGCCCATCAACAGGGCGCGCAGCAGCGGATAGTCGGTGTCCACGTCCTCGGAGCCGTACCGCGTCACCGTGTCCCGCAGCAGGAACGCGAGGCGCTGCTGCTCCTCGCACTGCACGAACCCCTCGGCCTGCAGAATGCCCGCCATATGGGTCCGCATCAGGGTGGGACGCTCGGCGGCGAGTCCCAGGATCGCGTCGATCGCGCGCGCCATGCGCTCGCGCCCGTCCTCCGTGCGCGGCTCGCGCTCCAGCGCCTCTTCCAGCGTGAGATGCATCAGCCGGTGCACCGCGGCCTGCAGAAGCTGCCGCTTGCCGGGGAAGTAGTACGAGATCAGCCCCCGCGCCGAACCAGCCCGCTCCGCGATGTCCGCGAGCGTCGTCGCCTCGTAGCCATGGGTGTCGACCAGCTCCACCGTGGCCTGCAGAATGCGCTCCCGGGACCTGCGCCGGAGCTCTTCATTGACCGATGGGCTACGCGGGGACATGCTGGACTCCTGCGTTGACTGGCTGCCAGCCAATATACTCGGCGCATCCCGTCGGCATGCCCGTGTGGCATACCGCGGGGGATGCCGTCTGTTCTGGGCGACACGGGGGATCGTCCAGAACAGGCGGCCTCATCCTGTTCCTCCCATTCTGCTCCCCGCGCTGTCGCCGTCTCCGAGGCCGGCCCCGGGGGCGCGCGGCTCGCTCCAGCGGTACGCCAGGACCGCAGCGGCCACACAGCACCAGCCGAGCAGCCAGCCCCCGAGGACGTCCGAGGGCCAGTGCACGCCCAGATAGACCCGCGTCCACCCCACCCCGAGCACCGAGACCGCCGCCGCGACCGCCAGGGCGCCCCAGCCGCGCCACTCCTCGCGCCAGCGCAGCGCGAGGACCCAGAGCAGCAGCCCGCAGGTGACCATGGCCGTCATGGCGTGCCCGGACGGGAAGGCGGCGAACCGCGCCGAGTCGACCGGATCGCTCCACTCCGGCCGCTCCCGCCCCACCAGCGTCTTGATGCCCTGCTGGAGCGCCACGGCCAGCAGACTCGTCGCGGCCACCCACAGGGCGAGGCGACGCTCTCGTCCCCACCACAGCAGCACCACCGTCGCGGCGGTCAGCGCGCGCATCGTCCACGGGTCCCACACCCAGTCGCTGAGGACACGGTTCGCCTGGGTGAGCCCGGGGTCGGACACCGCGTCACGGTGGAGCGCCTCGGTCACGGACCGGTCGAAGGAGAGCAGGGGGTCCCATCCCACGGCCACGAGGGCGAGCAGGAGGACGGCCAGAACTCCGGAGATCACAGCGGAGGAACGCATGCCTCGATCCTGCCCGACGATCGGCTCCGGCCGATCTCTCCCCCTCCTCGCGCGCGCCGTCGCGCCCGCTCGGACCGGTGGGCCGGCCGTCACCCCTGTCCCAGCGCGCTGAGCGCCGGGACGAAGGCCACGAGCACCGGGACCACCGGCACCAGGGAAGCGGCCGCGGTGAGTCGAAGGCGGCGGCCGGCGGTGAGCCGGGGGGCCGCGGTCAGCAGCCGGTTCACCCGGCGCGGCAGATCGCCGTACGGCGCCTGGCCGGGCCCGAACACGCCCCGGTCCTCGTTCAGTTCGACCAGCGCGAGCGCGATCGTCAGCCGTCCGAACCGGCGCGAGGCCACGTCGTCGGCGGCCAGCTCCACCAGCCGGTGCATCTCCTCGCGGAAGGCCGCGAAGACAGGGATCCCCGGGAATCCGGCGGCCAGCGCCGCCGAGGAGTGCAGCAGCCAGTCGTGCCGGGCGCGCGCGTGCCCCTGCTCGTGCGCCAGGACCGCGTCCAGCTGACGTCCCTTCAACCGCCGCAGCGCCGCCGTGGTGATGACCAGCTGGGGTGTGCCACCCGCCAGCCACCAGGCGCTCGCCCGCTCGCCCTCCAGGACCACGAGGCGCTCGCCGCCCGGCTGTT is a window encoding:
- a CDS encoding helix-turn-helix domain-containing protein, translated to MSPRSPSVNEELRRRSRERILQATVELVDTHGYEATTLADIAERAGSARGLISYYFPGKRQLLQAAVHRLMHLTLEEALEREPRTEDGRERMARAIDAILGLAAERPTLMRTHMAGILQAEGFVQCEEQQRLAFLLRDTVTRYGSEDVDTDYPLLRALLMGAVVAVLLPGAQMPLTRLRSELFHRYGLDWEAGAPPGGGPPDGAPVVRPSAGCHDPTAGAHDSGQSSKSK
- a CDS encoding M56 family metallopeptidase; translated protein: MWVSLALFVLGVLTALAAPRLLSRADWVEREPVVALWVWQCVVGAVLLSFALSMTFSASTAWQAVRGQIFAPAPRAVIDAYELGTTGPWSAVLAVALAAGGVWSGAMLGREFSQARSRRRQRRCDLLVRAPLLPGEQPGGERLVVLEGERASAWWLAGGTPQLVITTAALRRLKGRQLDAVLAHEQGHARARHDWLLHSSAALAAGFPGIPVFAAFREEMHRLVELAADDVASRRFGRLTIALALVELNEDRGVFGPGQAPYGDLPRRVNRLLTAAPRLTAGRRLRLTAAASLVPVVPVLVAFVPALSALGQG
- a CDS encoding helix-turn-helix domain-containing protein, whose translation is MTTTASPRALEHPARDQIRLEAVLHALADPVRLRIVRDMARERAELSCSYFDLPVTKSTTTHHFRVLREGGVIRQTYRGTAKLNALREDDLEALFPGLLATVLSAAGAQADREDATA
- a CDS encoding DUF305 domain-containing protein, coding for MLIRRQRAVVAVALSAVAVLALTACESGPDKGTPEAKGSTGTVVAPGKPGEPARRISPEEAAELLPDESPNGADFTYAQMMIVHHRQALTMTALVPQRAGSPQVKKVAERIAAAQQPEIGAMEGWLKNNGGPREQAGHDHHSMPGMATAGQLENLRNAKGKAFDELFLKLMITHHEGAVTMAAEVLSEGNNVLVEEMANDVIAQQTAEIGRMRRL
- a CDS encoding phosphatase PAP2 family protein; this translates as MRSSAVISGVLAVLLLALVAVGWDPLLSFDRSVTEALHRDAVSDPGLTQANRVLSDWVWDPWTMRALTAATVVLLWWGRERRLALWVAATSLLAVALQQGIKTLVGRERPEWSDPVDSARFAAFPSGHAMTAMVTCGLLLWVLALRWREEWRGWGALAVAAAVSVLGVGWTRVYLGVHWPSDVLGGWLLGWCCVAAAVLAYRWSEPRAPGAGLGDGDSAGSRMGGTG